In Proteiniborus ethanoligenes, one DNA window encodes the following:
- a CDS encoding aminotransferase class I/II-fold pyridoxal phosphate-dependent enzyme: MNTPIINGLKKYILENNTRFHMPGHKGKDSLSFLGGLIPYIDVTEVGGTDNLHNPEGIIYESQKLSAKAFGAKESIYSVNGTTGGLHAAIMACIRPGGKALIQRDCHRAVYNALILGGITPKYIYPRYSHEYNIVTTLNPDDIEKELTEDSEIEAVIITYPSYYGICSDIKKIAEIVHKHNKILIVDEAHGSHLKFSKRLPVSALEAGADIVVQSTHKTLPAFTQSSIVHVGSDRVDIHRLRTFISMLQTTSPSYILMSSIDFAVAYMEMHGEYKLGCLLDNIEKWTSYMKDIQNLTILNKDSKNNEIHDFDNTKILLKVHGVTGKSVEDMLREKYNIQLEMSDYYYGVALTSVLDEDEDLEKLAYSIEYICKRYSYIEEDQNKIDIRQIKPKLHTTLKDGFYSDKTEIELIKSSGRIAADFIIPYPPGIPILCPGEIITEEIIQYIQALKKNNMQILGFLDYNREKIRVVK, from the coding sequence ATGAACACACCAATTATAAATGGTTTAAAAAAATATATTTTAGAAAACAATACAAGATTTCATATGCCTGGACATAAGGGAAAAGATAGTCTAAGCTTTTTAGGAGGTCTAATACCATATATAGACGTAACAGAAGTAGGAGGGACAGATAATCTTCATAATCCTGAGGGCATAATCTATGAAAGTCAAAAGCTTTCAGCAAAAGCTTTTGGAGCAAAGGAAAGCATTTATTCAGTAAATGGAACTACTGGCGGATTACATGCAGCAATTATGGCCTGCATTAGGCCAGGAGGCAAGGCTTTAATACAAAGAGATTGTCATAGAGCAGTATACAATGCACTAATACTTGGAGGGATAACACCAAAATACATATATCCTAGATATAGTCATGAATATAATATAGTTACAACACTAAATCCAGATGATATAGAAAAGGAGCTTACAGAGGATAGTGAAATAGAAGCTGTAATAATTACTTATCCTTCATACTATGGAATATGCTCAGATATAAAGAAGATAGCCGAGATAGTACACAAGCATAATAAGATTTTAATAGTAGATGAGGCTCATGGAAGCCATTTAAAATTTAGCAAAAGACTCCCTGTATCTGCATTAGAAGCAGGAGCAGACATAGTAGTACAAAGCACACATAAAACCTTACCTGCATTTACCCAAAGCTCCATAGTACATGTAGGCTCAGATAGAGTAGACATTCACAGATTAAGAACCTTTATTTCTATGCTACAAACCACAAGTCCATCCTATATACTTATGTCCTCCATAGATTTTGCAGTAGCCTATATGGAAATGCATGGAGAGTACAAGCTAGGATGCTTACTGGACAATATTGAAAAATGGACATCATATATGAAGGATATTCAAAACCTTACTATACTTAACAAAGACTCAAAGAATAACGAAATCCATGACTTTGACAATACAAAAATACTTCTTAAGGTTCATGGTGTCACCGGAAAGTCTGTAGAAGATATGTTAAGAGAAAAATATAATATACAGCTAGAAATGAGCGATTATTATTATGGAGTTGCACTAACTTCCGTATTAGACGAGGATGAGGACCTAGAAAAACTTGCATATTCTATTGAGTATATATGTAAAAGGTACTCCTATATTGAAGAAGACCAGAATAAAATAGATATAAGGCAGATTAAACCAAAGCTACATACAACCTTAAAAGATGGCTTTTATAGTGATAAAACTGAAATAGAACTAATCAAAAGCAGTGGCAGAATAGCGGCGGACTTTATCATACCTTATCCTCCTGGTATTCCAATACTATGTCCTGGTGAGATTATAACAGAGGAAATTATTCAATATATCCAGGCCTTAAAGAAAAATAATATGCAAATATTAGGCTTTTTAGATTATAATAGAGAGAAGATAAGGGTAGTTAAATAG
- a CDS encoding sigma factor G inhibitor Gin, translating into MNPNICQICNGIEKDGINLLGAHLCTNCLNRISKTDIDDIEYEYYKSIIKKTWLNYIIEYS; encoded by the coding sequence ATGAACCCTAACATATGCCAGATATGCAATGGAATAGAAAAAGACGGAATTAACTTGTTGGGAGCACATTTATGTACGAATTGTTTAAATAGAATATCAAAAACAGATATAGATGACATAGAATATGAATATTACAAATCAATAATAAAAAAAACTTGGCTTAATTACATAATTGAATACAGTTAA
- a CDS encoding protease complex subunit PrcB family protein, which translates to MKNKKIIVFFMIMALSISLFTACSRGKSTSATIGNIDFEMVGSDALTDSQLEEWFNENYKKEDLSSFNFKDYTYILVGAGEKPSGGYSVEISSVVGEEGSIIINGQVNAPKPDEMVTTALTYPNALIRIPKDSRSISFGEFTNTSIVEDSDEAMEEEGVFVGLADSNSCEIIVNNEPLVYRLSDDVKETVAELNQNDQVKFSYNLNEYDQMVIISIQKIKGE; encoded by the coding sequence ATGAAGAATAAAAAAATTATTGTGTTTTTCATGATAATGGCTCTAAGCATATCATTATTTACTGCTTGTTCAAGAGGGAAAAGCACATCTGCTACTATAGGAAATATTGATTTTGAAATGGTAGGTTCAGATGCTTTAACAGATAGCCAGCTGGAAGAATGGTTTAATGAAAATTACAAGAAGGAGGATTTATCTTCTTTTAATTTTAAGGATTACACTTATATCTTAGTAGGTGCTGGTGAAAAGCCTTCTGGAGGGTACTCTGTGGAGATTTCTTCAGTAGTAGGAGAAGAAGGTTCTATTATAATAAATGGTCAGGTTAATGCTCCTAAGCCTGATGAAATGGTTACTACAGCCTTAACCTATCCTAATGCCTTAATTAGAATTCCCAAGGATTCTAGAAGCATAAGCTTTGGTGAATTTACAAACACATCTATTGTAGAAGATTCTGATGAAGCTATGGAGGAAGAAGGAGTTTTTGTTGGTCTTGCAGATAGTAATTCCTGTGAGATAATTGTAAATAATGAACCTTTAGTTTATAGGCTGTCTGATGATGTTAAGGAAACGGTAGCAGAATTAAATCAAAATGACCAGGTTAAATTCTCTTACAACTTGAATGAATATGACCAGATGGTTATTATAAGTATACAAAAAATAAAAGGTGAGTAA
- a CDS encoding 50S ribosomal protein L25, with amino-acid sequence MGVPKIKAENRKELGGINSKKLRASGYTPGVIYSHGEDTQTIRLETLELNKLLNRYGETGRIEIELEGEAVSALIKEVQRDPVMATVLHADFQRLSADVPVRIRVPIAIQGRESVEEATRGVVEQQLMEIEVQCLPKYIPQYVAVDVSSLDFGQNIVLSDLDIAKDENYEIFTELSEVIVSLTASSKVEEPEEETEVPIYESEKSILEEE; translated from the coding sequence ATGGGAGTACCAAAAATAAAAGCGGAAAACAGAAAAGAATTAGGTGGAATAAATTCAAAAAAGCTTAGGGCTTCAGGATATACACCTGGAGTTATATATAGCCATGGTGAAGACACACAAACCATTAGGCTTGAAACCCTAGAATTAAACAAACTTCTTAACCGGTATGGGGAAACTGGAAGAATTGAAATTGAACTAGAGGGAGAAGCAGTATCTGCATTAATTAAAGAAGTTCAAAGAGATCCAGTAATGGCCACAGTATTACATGCAGACTTCCAAAGACTATCAGCAGATGTACCGGTTAGAATCCGTGTACCAATAGCTATTCAAGGAAGAGAATCAGTAGAAGAGGCAACAAGAGGAGTTGTAGAGCAGCAGCTAATGGAAATAGAGGTACAATGCTTGCCTAAGTATATACCTCAATATGTAGCAGTAGATGTATCTTCTCTTGATTTTGGTCAAAACATAGTTCTTTCTGATCTTGATATTGCAAAAGATGAAAACTATGAAATATTTACTGAGCTAAGTGAAGTAATAGTATCCTTAACTGCTAGTAGTAAGGTTGAAGAGCCTGAAGAAGAAACAGAAGTACCTATTTATGAGAGTGAAAAAAGTATTTTAGAAGAAGAATAA
- a CDS encoding pro-sigmaK processing inhibitor BofA family protein, with amino-acid sequence MGLGIEISVILAYAGGLILLYFLGWLLIIPIKYLLKLIINGITGGILLLLVNLLGGFVGISVAINPVTALIAGFLGVPGVILLIVLQYIL; translated from the coding sequence ATGGGATTGGGAATAGAAATCAGTGTAATACTTGCTTACGCAGGTGGGCTAATCCTTTTATATTTCTTAGGATGGCTTCTTATAATTCCAATTAAATATTTATTAAAATTAATTATTAATGGAATAACAGGAGGAATCCTTTTGCTGCTAGTAAATCTTTTAGGAGGATTTGTAGGTATATCAGTAGCTATTAATCCTGTAACAGCACTTATAGCAGGATTTTTAGGAGTTCCAGGGGTTATTCTGCTTATCGTATTGCAATATATATTATAG
- a CDS encoding YaaL family protein has product MDKSKNKTVKTMGMNVNINSFFSKLKNNLGTNEITEDERLLTELNKALEEWENAELYFQSVVEPGLIDYAIHNMEASRTKYLYLLKNAREKGIRAENLNNSL; this is encoded by the coding sequence GTGGATAAATCGAAAAACAAAACAGTAAAGACTATGGGGATGAATGTAAATATTAATAGCTTTTTTAGTAAACTAAAAAATAATTTAGGAACAAATGAAATAACTGAAGATGAAAGGCTTCTAACTGAACTAAATAAAGCTCTTGAGGAATGGGAAAATGCAGAACTGTATTTTCAAAGTGTAGTAGAGCCTGGACTAATAGATTACGCAATACATAATATGGAGGCTTCTAGAACAAAATATCTTTATTTACTGAAGAACGCAAGAGAAAAGGGTATAAGAGCAGAAAATTTAAATAATAGCTTGTAA
- a CDS encoding 4a-hydroxytetrahydrobiopterin dehydratase, translated as MNELSSKKCIPCSIGAEPLTKDEIIQFHKSLDKEWKVIDYQRLERSYKFKNFKEALDFTNQVGELAEKEGHHPDIYLSWGKVLVKLWTHKINGLHENDFILAAKIDELTKA; from the coding sequence ATGAATGAGCTTTCATCAAAAAAATGTATTCCCTGTAGCATTGGTGCTGAGCCTCTAACAAAAGATGAAATAATCCAGTTTCATAAATCTCTAGATAAGGAATGGAAGGTAATTGATTATCAAAGATTAGAAAGAAGTTATAAATTTAAAAACTTTAAAGAAGCCTTAGATTTTACTAACCAAGTGGGTGAACTAGCAGAAAAGGAAGGCCATCACCCTGATATTTACCTTTCATGGGGAAAGGTCCTAGTAAAATTGTGGACTCACAAAATAAATGGGCTCCATGAAAATGACTTTATTTTAGCTGCAAAAATTGACGAGCTTACTAAGGCTTAA